In Streptomyces sp. P9-A4, a single window of DNA contains:
- the asnB gene encoding asparagine synthase (glutamine-hydrolyzing), producing the protein MCGIAGAYRWPDGKAVTDRLTDTLAHRGPDGAGRYSHPVGDGEVHLGHRRLAIVDLSGTGAQPMASDGLVLTYNGELYNAPELRAELTAAGVRFRGTSDTEVLLEAWRRWGTDCLPRLRGMFAFGIFDERTGELVLARDQLGIKPLFLLRRGEGLVFASELKALAAVTGGSLEVDHAALVASLLYYWVPDSRCAFREAEKLPPGSWLRFRPDGRVDRGRFWNLREVAAEGRERARSGELPDLAAVVEESTRRHLLSDVPVATFLSGGLDSSYLTALAARERPGISAYTIGFRAEDARFEAMPDDLRYARQVAERFGVDLHEIEIAPDVLDLLPRMTYHLDEPIGDPAAINTFLICSAAREAGVKVMLSGMGADELFAGYRKHLANRIALRYQRVPRPLRRGVSAAVGRLPVASARRGYRSVRFAKRFLSFADLPEETAFRRSYTMYDRDELLALIDPDLAGTVDDVLTEHADVYGDNDLDDFVNRMCLADARMFLPGLNLAYTDRSSMAASTEVRVPYVDVEVVRAAFAVPGDRKIVGRQGKAVLKEAAGSVLPREIVYRPKGLFSAPLRAWMSRDLAPLVREVVHDGLLVGSGLLRRDALARMVAADAAGQQDYSKHLWHVLTLEYWYRGATSGSGQSASLTA; encoded by the coding sequence ATGTGTGGCATCGCAGGTGCGTACCGGTGGCCGGACGGGAAGGCCGTGACCGACCGGCTCACCGACACCCTCGCCCACCGGGGCCCGGACGGGGCGGGCCGGTACAGCCATCCCGTCGGTGACGGCGAGGTGCACCTCGGGCACCGCCGGCTCGCCATCGTCGACCTGTCGGGGACCGGCGCCCAGCCGATGGCCTCGGACGGCCTCGTCCTGACGTACAACGGCGAGCTGTACAACGCGCCGGAGCTGCGTGCGGAGCTGACGGCCGCCGGGGTGCGCTTCCGCGGTACCTCCGACACGGAGGTGCTTCTGGAGGCCTGGCGGCGCTGGGGCACGGACTGCCTGCCCCGGCTGCGCGGCATGTTCGCGTTCGGGATCTTCGACGAGCGGACCGGGGAGCTGGTGCTCGCCCGCGACCAGCTCGGCATCAAGCCGCTGTTCCTGCTGCGGCGCGGCGAGGGTCTGGTGTTCGCCTCCGAGCTGAAGGCGCTCGCCGCCGTGACCGGCGGGTCACTGGAGGTAGACCACGCGGCCCTGGTGGCCTCGCTGCTGTACTACTGGGTGCCGGACTCGCGTTGTGCGTTCCGCGAGGCGGAGAAGCTGCCGCCGGGAAGCTGGCTGCGGTTCCGGCCGGACGGCCGGGTGGACCGCGGCCGGTTCTGGAACCTGAGGGAGGTCGCCGCCGAGGGCCGGGAGCGGGCCCGTTCCGGTGAGCTGCCGGATCTCGCCGCCGTGGTCGAGGAGTCGACCCGGCGTCATCTGCTCTCCGACGTCCCCGTGGCGACCTTCCTCTCCGGCGGTCTCGACTCCAGCTATCTGACCGCGCTCGCGGCCCGGGAGCGCCCGGGGATCTCCGCCTACACGATCGGGTTCCGCGCGGAGGACGCCAGGTTCGAGGCGATGCCGGACGACCTGCGGTACGCGCGGCAGGTGGCCGAGCGGTTCGGGGTCGATCTGCACGAGATCGAGATCGCGCCGGACGTGCTGGACCTGCTGCCCCGGATGACGTACCACCTGGACGAGCCGATCGGTGATCCCGCCGCGATCAACACCTTCCTGATCTGCTCGGCCGCCCGGGAGGCCGGGGTCAAGGTGATGCTCTCGGGGATGGGGGCCGACGAGCTGTTCGCCGGGTACCGCAAGCACCTGGCCAACCGGATCGCGCTGCGCTACCAGCGCGTCCCTCGGCCCCTGCGGCGCGGCGTGTCGGCGGCCGTGGGCCGGCTGCCGGTCGCCTCGGCCCGGCGGGGGTACCGGTCGGTGCGCTTCGCGAAGCGGTTCCTCTCCTTCGCCGATCTGCCGGAGGAGACCGCGTTCCGGCGGAGCTACACCATGTACGACCGGGACGAGCTGCTCGCCCTGATCGATCCGGACCTGGCGGGGACGGTCGACGACGTGCTGACCGAGCACGCGGACGTCTACGGGGACAACGACCTCGACGACTTCGTCAACCGGATGTGTCTGGCCGACGCCCGGATGTTCCTGCCGGGCCTGAACCTCGCGTACACGGACCGGTCGAGCATGGCCGCGTCGACCGAGGTGCGGGTGCCGTACGTGGACGTCGAGGTGGTCCGGGCGGCGTTCGCCGTGCCCGGTGACCGCAAGATCGTCGGCCGGCAGGGCAAGGCCGTCCTCAAGGAGGCGGCGGGTTCGGTCCTGCCCCGGGAGATCGTGTACCGCCCCAAGGGCCTGTTCAGCGCCCCCTTGCGGGCCTGGATGAGCCGGGATCTGGCGCCGCTGGTGCGCGAGGTGGTGCACGACGGCCTGCTCGTCGGTTCCGGGCTGCTCCGCCGGGACGCGCTGGCGCGCATGGTCGCCGCGGACGCCGCCGGACAGCAGGACTACTCCAAGCATCTGTGGCATGTGCTGACCCTCGAGTACTGGTATCGCGGCGCGACCTCCGGGTCCGGCCAGAGCGCTTCCTTGACTGCGTAG
- a CDS encoding heparinase II/III family protein, with the protein MTVSSGSPGWYLRRLSRMGPAEVGGRAVDAARRRHWRSARPRVPRVTGARFTAVLPAGTVASIAPDAAKRLVAEADRLMAGHAEFFGVERDDLVDPDWWYDPKTGRRAPWGYAFDVPYREEEAVGDIKQIWELSRHQYLTVLAAAYAVTGDERYAERVAGHLRSWWAANAPLRGVHWTSGIELGIRLLSWVWVRRLLDGWPGAADLFEDNPVALHQIWHHQRWLAGFPSRGSSANNHVIAEAAGQFAAACAFDWFPASARWRAEALRSLDRQLRSNTFLSGLNRELATEYHGLVLELGLAAVAEADAFGVPVPASVRLVLLRMTDALAAVVDGRLRPPRQGDADDGHGLVVDGAGTDRWGSLLATGDAVFGRLGWWPEVTGTDVRTPLLAALVRPYAKGGTASAVSRPAGRPGHFADAGMTVLRGPEGIWCRCDGGPHGFLSIAAHAHADALSVEVRHDGVDVLADPGTYCYHGQPEWRRYFRSTLGHNTLERDGADQSVSGGPFLWTRHARTRILVAGPSDVSDGGTARWSAEHDGYQGSVHRRRVELTAESRELRVVDEVHGERGPVRLAFHLGPAIGAELVGNRAVLVWTRDGEDRSAVLDLPGELSWRAHRGESDPPLGWYSPGFGRKEPATTLVGTGFTEGAEGFTTVLRFRAREDV; encoded by the coding sequence ATGACCGTGAGCTCGGGAAGTCCGGGCTGGTACCTCCGGCGGCTGTCCCGGATGGGACCGGCGGAGGTCGGCGGCCGGGCGGTCGACGCGGCGCGCAGGCGGCACTGGCGGTCGGCGCGGCCGAGGGTCCCGAGGGTGACCGGCGCCCGGTTCACCGCCGTGCTGCCCGCCGGGACGGTCGCCTCGATCGCCCCGGACGCCGCGAAGCGGCTGGTCGCGGAGGCGGACCGCCTGATGGCCGGGCACGCCGAGTTCTTCGGCGTGGAACGCGACGACCTGGTCGACCCGGACTGGTGGTACGACCCGAAGACCGGTCGCCGTGCGCCCTGGGGCTACGCCTTCGACGTCCCGTACCGGGAGGAGGAGGCGGTCGGGGACATCAAGCAGATCTGGGAGCTGTCCCGGCACCAGTACCTCACCGTGCTCGCCGCCGCCTACGCGGTCACCGGGGACGAGCGGTACGCCGAGCGGGTCGCCGGTCACCTGAGGTCGTGGTGGGCGGCCAACGCGCCGCTGCGCGGGGTGCACTGGACCAGTGGCATCGAGCTGGGCATCCGGCTGCTGTCCTGGGTGTGGGTCCGCCGGCTGCTCGACGGCTGGCCCGGTGCGGCCGACCTGTTCGAGGACAACCCGGTGGCGCTCCATCAGATCTGGCACCACCAGCGCTGGCTGGCCGGCTTCCCCAGCCGGGGGTCCTCGGCGAACAACCACGTCATCGCGGAGGCCGCCGGCCAGTTCGCCGCTGCCTGCGCGTTCGACTGGTTCCCGGCCTCGGCGCGCTGGCGGGCCGAGGCGCTGCGGTCCCTCGACCGGCAGCTGCGGAGCAACACCTTCCTCTCCGGCCTCAACCGTGAGCTGGCCACCGAGTACCACGGGCTGGTCCTCGAACTCGGCCTGGCGGCGGTGGCGGAGGCGGACGCCTTCGGGGTGCCGGTGCCCGCGTCGGTCCGGCTGGTGCTGCTGCGGATGACCGACGCGCTGGCGGCCGTCGTGGACGGGCGGCTGCGTCCGCCGCGCCAGGGGGACGCGGACGACGGCCACGGGCTGGTGGTGGACGGTGCGGGCACGGACCGCTGGGGCTCGCTGCTCGCCACCGGGGACGCCGTGTTCGGGCGGCTCGGCTGGTGGCCGGAAGTGACCGGCACCGATGTGCGCACCCCGCTGCTCGCCGCGCTCGTCCGGCCGTACGCGAAGGGCGGGACCGCATCGGCCGTGTCCCGTCCGGCGGGCCGGCCGGGACATTTCGCCGACGCGGGCATGACCGTCCTGCGGGGTCCGGAGGGGATCTGGTGCCGCTGCGACGGCGGTCCGCACGGGTTCCTGTCCATCGCCGCGCACGCGCACGCGGACGCGCTGTCCGTGGAGGTCCGGCACGACGGCGTCGACGTGCTCGCCGACCCGGGGACGTACTGCTACCACGGGCAGCCCGAGTGGCGGCGGTACTTCCGGTCGACGCTCGGCCACAACACCCTGGAACGGGACGGCGCCGACCAGTCCGTCTCCGGCGGCCCGTTCCTGTGGACCCGGCATGCCCGCACCCGGATCCTGGTCGCGGGCCCGTCCGACGTCTCCGACGGGGGGACGGCCCGCTGGTCCGCCGAGCACGACGGCTACCAGGGCTCCGTGCACCGCCGCCGGGTGGAGCTGACCGCCGAGAGCCGGGAGCTGCGGGTGGTCGACGAGGTCCACGGCGAGCGCGGGCCCGTGCGCCTGGCGTTCCACCTCGGCCCGGCGATCGGTGCGGAGCTGGTGGGGAACCGGGCGGTGCTCGTCTGGACCCGGGACGGCGAGGACCGCTCCGCGGTGCTCGATCTGCCCGGGGAGCTGTCCTGGCGGGCGCACCGCGGCGAGAGCGACCCGCCGCTGGGCTGGTACTCCCCGGGCTTCGGGCGCAAGGAACCCGCCACCACCCTGGTCGGCACCGGCTTCACCGAAGGCGCGGAGGGCTTCACCACGGTCCTCAGGTTCCGCGCCCGGGAGGACGTGTGA
- a CDS encoding polysaccharide biosynthesis protein has translation MSDDTIRLVTLGRIIRRRGRLLTLLAVVGALVGYGASVLFPPRYTTSVSVLLPGAWEERELLTQAQVATSSVVVDRAAATLRWAGVDGIELRDRLTAEAADGNIIKISGTAETPERAQRLSDQVAEQYVAFATRIVGDSSDPEAAARLDALRKTVVQTSRRINELADSSGSGRSVESVQTRTELEGLRTALQESVDKLDQAGPTAKKANMVVMGAAARPAGEAPPTRTQLIAGGALLFFLLAVVGHLTAARMSRRLRTEPEIAAALGSALLGTVDVPGGRPAHRPKGPGSMSWLRRLLGIDVRWDVPGPRASGDEAGRRIRYRRVCARLRDRLPAARSVLVVVPDGDEIALRAAGELVAEAGTDPSPGTGYPALRTVGVSVSRPMMPDRDEESGALVVLSAGSWTAGELAGIAEACADARHEVVGIVLVGTVRDRSKRSAGRPRDSAPREAGPAFAVGESTSGGAR, from the coding sequence TTGAGCGACGACACGATACGTCTGGTCACCCTCGGGCGGATCATCCGTCGGCGGGGGCGGCTGCTCACCCTCCTCGCCGTGGTGGGGGCGCTCGTCGGCTACGGCGCCTCCGTACTGTTCCCGCCGCGCTACACGACCTCGGTGTCGGTGCTGCTGCCGGGGGCGTGGGAGGAGCGCGAGCTGCTGACCCAGGCGCAGGTCGCGACCAGTTCGGTGGTGGTCGACCGTGCGGCCGCCACGCTCCGCTGGGCCGGGGTCGACGGCATCGAGCTGCGGGACCGGCTGACCGCCGAGGCCGCCGACGGGAACATCATCAAGATCTCGGGCACGGCGGAGACCCCGGAGCGCGCGCAGCGGCTCTCCGACCAGGTGGCCGAGCAGTACGTGGCGTTCGCCACGCGGATCGTCGGTGACAGCAGCGATCCCGAGGCGGCGGCGCGGCTCGACGCGCTGCGGAAGACGGTGGTGCAGACCAGCCGCCGGATCAACGAGCTGGCCGATTCGTCCGGTTCGGGGCGGAGCGTGGAGAGCGTGCAGACCCGCACCGAGCTGGAGGGGCTGCGGACCGCGCTGCAGGAGTCCGTCGACAAGCTGGACCAGGCAGGTCCGACCGCCAAGAAGGCCAACATGGTGGTCATGGGGGCGGCGGCCCGGCCGGCCGGCGAGGCGCCGCCGACCAGGACGCAGCTCATCGCCGGAGGGGCGCTGCTGTTCTTCCTGCTCGCGGTGGTCGGCCATCTCACCGCCGCGCGGATGAGCCGCCGGCTGCGCACCGAACCGGAGATCGCCGCCGCGCTCGGCTCGGCTCTCCTCGGCACCGTCGACGTGCCCGGTGGTCGGCCCGCGCACCGGCCCAAGGGCCCTGGGTCGATGTCATGGCTCCGACGGCTTCTCGGCATCGACGTCCGCTGGGACGTGCCGGGCCCCCGGGCGTCCGGCGACGAGGCCGGCCGGCGGATCCGCTACCGGCGGGTGTGCGCCCGGCTCCGGGACCGGCTGCCCGCCGCCCGCAGCGTGCTGGTCGTCGTCCCTGACGGCGACGAGATCGCCCTGCGGGCCGCCGGGGAGCTGGTCGCCGAGGCCGGGACCGATCCTTCCCCGGGCACGGGCTACCCCGCGCTGCGGACGGTGGGGGTCTCCGTGTCCCGGCCGATGATGCCGGACCGCGACGAGGAGTCCGGGGCCCTGGTCGTGCTCAGCGCGGGCAGCTGGACGGCGGGGGAACTCGCCGGGATCGCCGAGGCGTGCGCGGACGCCCGTCACGAGGTCGTCGGCATCGTCCTCGTCGGCACGGTCCGGGACCGGTCGAAGCGGTCGGCCGGCCGTCCTCGGGATTCGGCGCCCCGGGAGGCCGGGCCGGCGTTCGCGGTGGGCGAGAGCACGTCGGGAGGCGCACGGTGA
- a CDS encoding glycosyltransferase family 4 protein, which produces MLGEETSGDRPGRRALILVENLSVPFDRRVWQECTTLRDAGWEVHVICPQGSKRDTEPEAVIDGVRIHRYPLRAATGGPAGYLREYGSALWHTFRLARRVGPVDVVHACNPPDLLFLPALWMKRRGARFVFDQHDLVPELYLSRFDRGEDLLYRAVCALERRTYRAADVVIATNESYRDVAVRRGRKRPEDVFVVRSAPDTERFHPVPPEPELKRGKPHLLCYLGVMGPQDGVDYALRALAKLRDEVGRTDWHAVFVGAGDTFDAMVELSRELGLSEQVEFTGRVPDADLVRYLSSADVCLSPDPCNPLNDVSTMNKVLEYMVMGRPMVSFDLREARVSAGDAAVYATADDESEFARLIAMLMDDPEQRARMGKTGQERINGPLAWRNSQRALLAAYAAACRDRPAVPGGDPDRAGTRPRR; this is translated from the coding sequence TTGCTTGGTGAAGAGACCAGTGGCGACCGGCCGGGACGGCGCGCGCTGATCCTGGTGGAGAACCTGTCGGTGCCGTTCGACCGGCGTGTGTGGCAGGAGTGCACGACGCTGCGCGACGCGGGCTGGGAGGTGCACGTCATCTGTCCGCAGGGGAGCAAGCGGGACACGGAGCCGGAGGCGGTGATCGACGGGGTGCGGATCCACCGCTACCCCTTGCGCGCGGCCACCGGCGGTCCGGCCGGCTATCTGCGGGAGTACGGCTCCGCGCTGTGGCACACCTTCCGGCTGGCCCGCAGGGTCGGCCCGGTCGACGTGGTCCACGCCTGCAACCCGCCCGACCTGCTGTTCCTGCCCGCCCTGTGGATGAAGCGGCGCGGCGCCCGGTTCGTCTTCGACCAGCACGACCTGGTGCCCGAGCTGTACCTCTCCCGGTTCGACCGCGGCGAGGACCTGCTCTACCGCGCCGTGTGCGCGCTGGAACGGCGGACCTACCGGGCCGCGGACGTGGTGATCGCCACGAACGAGAGCTACCGGGACGTCGCGGTGCGCCGGGGCCGGAAGCGGCCCGAGGACGTGTTCGTGGTGCGCAGCGCGCCCGACACCGAGCGCTTCCACCCGGTGCCGCCCGAGCCGGAGCTGAAGCGCGGCAAGCCCCATCTGCTGTGCTACCTCGGCGTCATGGGCCCGCAGGACGGCGTCGACTACGCCTTGCGGGCCCTCGCGAAGCTGCGCGACGAGGTGGGCCGTACCGACTGGCACGCGGTGTTCGTCGGAGCCGGGGACACCTTCGACGCGATGGTGGAGCTGTCCCGGGAGCTCGGGCTCTCCGAGCAGGTGGAGTTCACCGGGCGCGTGCCGGACGCCGACCTGGTGCGCTACCTGTCCTCCGCTGACGTGTGCCTCTCCCCCGACCCGTGCAACCCGCTCAACGACGTGTCGACCATGAACAAGGTCCTGGAGTACATGGTGATGGGCCGGCCGATGGTCTCGTTCGACCTGCGGGAGGCGCGCGTCTCCGCCGGGGACGCCGCCGTCTACGCGACCGCCGACGACGAGAGCGAGTTCGCACGGCTCATCGCGATGCTGATGGACGATCCGGAGCAGCGGGCCCGGATGGGGAAGACCGGCCAGGAGCGGATCAACGGGCCGCTCGCCTGGCGGAACTCCCAGCGCGCACTGCTCGCCGCCTACGCCGCCGCCTGCCGTGACCGGCCTGCGGTGCCGGGGGGCGACCCGGACCGGGCAGGGACGAGGCCGCGCCGTTGA
- a CDS encoding bi-domain-containing oxidoreductase, producing the protein MKQVVQNYKSGELTVLDVPVPGCKPGGVLVRTAYSLISTGTELMKVSEAGMSMLGKARSRPDQVAKVVQSVATNGVPATYRKVMGKLDSYTPLGYSLCGVVEQVGPGIDDVKVGDLVACAGNEHALHAELNWVPKNLYARVPEGLAPRHAAFGTVGSIALQGVRQGEPQLGEVALVIGLGLIGQLVVQLLVASGVRVIGVDPDPARCDLAERLGAAACGDPSSAGVANAVAELTDGHGVDQVYLAAGGDSNQPVELAARMSRDRGRVVDIGKCSLDLPWNAYYEKELDVRFSRSYGPGRYDPEYELAGRDYPIGYVRWTERRNLACFLDLLARGSVDVEPLVSHVADFDDAVETYRSLKDGDLKAVAVLFRYPEDTAAAEAPAVAVPVVRRGAGGASAPVRAAGRPVRLAFVGAGNYATSMLLPHLAGREGVELSTVVTTTALSAANARRKFGFASATTDLDAVLGDSSVDAVFVVTRHSSHAELTRQALLAGKTVFVEKPLALDHEELAGVLAAVEESGNDRLQVGFNRRFAPMLREARQRFGARTGPASLRYLVNAGRLDHGSWYLRQGTEGTRFVGEGGHFVDTASWLLGADPVSVYAVGTAGNEDLQVVLGYPDGSTATISYVTTGAPGFPKETLDLVADGRVLRLDDFVRAAVYDGGRKGWGSSRLPKARDKGQSAELAAFVRAVRTGGPMPVPLESLVATTTATLAVQDALAGGAPVSMARTR; encoded by the coding sequence GTGAAACAGGTCGTACAGAACTACAAGAGCGGCGAGCTGACGGTGCTGGACGTGCCGGTGCCGGGGTGCAAGCCGGGCGGTGTGCTGGTCAGGACCGCCTACTCGCTGATCTCCACCGGGACCGAGCTGATGAAGGTGTCCGAGGCCGGCATGTCGATGCTGGGCAAGGCGCGTTCGCGGCCGGACCAGGTGGCCAAGGTCGTCCAGAGCGTCGCCACCAACGGGGTGCCCGCCACCTACCGCAAGGTGATGGGCAAGCTGGACTCGTACACGCCGCTCGGCTACTCGCTGTGCGGGGTGGTCGAGCAGGTCGGCCCCGGGATCGACGATGTGAAGGTCGGCGACCTCGTGGCCTGCGCCGGCAACGAGCACGCGCTGCACGCCGAGCTGAACTGGGTGCCGAAGAACCTCTACGCCCGGGTGCCGGAGGGCCTCGCGCCCCGGCACGCGGCCTTCGGCACCGTCGGGTCGATCGCGTTGCAGGGCGTCCGCCAGGGCGAGCCGCAGCTCGGTGAGGTGGCGCTGGTCATCGGTCTCGGGCTGATCGGCCAGCTGGTGGTGCAGCTGCTCGTCGCCTCGGGCGTCCGCGTCATCGGCGTCGACCCCGATCCGGCGCGCTGCGACCTCGCCGAGCGGCTGGGCGCGGCGGCCTGCGGCGATCCGTCCTCGGCGGGCGTGGCGAACGCCGTCGCCGAACTCACCGACGGGCACGGGGTGGACCAGGTGTATCTGGCCGCCGGCGGGGACAGCAACCAGCCCGTGGAGCTGGCCGCCCGGATGAGCCGGGACCGAGGCCGGGTCGTCGACATCGGCAAGTGCAGCCTGGACCTGCCGTGGAACGCGTACTACGAGAAGGAGCTCGACGTCCGGTTCTCCCGCAGTTACGGCCCCGGGCGCTACGACCCGGAGTACGAGCTCGCGGGGCGGGACTACCCGATCGGCTATGTGCGCTGGACCGAGCGCCGCAACCTGGCCTGCTTCCTCGATCTCCTCGCCCGGGGCAGCGTCGACGTGGAGCCCCTGGTCTCCCATGTCGCCGACTTCGACGACGCCGTCGAGACGTACCGGAGTCTGAAGGACGGCGATCTGAAGGCGGTGGCCGTGCTGTTCCGGTACCCCGAGGACACCGCGGCGGCGGAGGCTCCGGCGGTGGCCGTGCCGGTGGTGAGGCGGGGCGCCGGTGGTGCGTCCGCCCCGGTCCGCGCCGCCGGGAGGCCGGTGCGGCTGGCGTTCGTCGGCGCGGGGAACTACGCCACCTCGATGCTGCTGCCGCACCTGGCCGGGCGCGAGGGCGTCGAGTTGTCCACGGTCGTCACCACGACGGCGCTGTCCGCGGCCAACGCGCGGCGGAAGTTCGGCTTCGCCTCGGCGACCACCGATCTCGACGCCGTGCTCGGCGACAGCTCCGTCGACGCGGTGTTCGTGGTCACCCGGCACAGCTCGCACGCCGAACTGACCCGGCAGGCGCTGCTCGCCGGGAAGACGGTGTTCGTGGAGAAGCCGCTCGCCCTCGACCACGAGGAGCTGGCCGGCGTGCTCGCGGCGGTGGAGGAGTCCGGCAACGACCGGCTGCAGGTGGGCTTCAACCGCCGGTTCGCGCCGATGCTGCGGGAGGCCCGGCAGCGGTTCGGTGCCCGGACGGGTCCGGCGAGCCTCCGCTACCTGGTCAACGCGGGCCGCCTCGACCACGGCAGCTGGTACCTCAGGCAGGGCACCGAGGGCACCCGCTTCGTCGGCGAGGGCGGGCACTTCGTCGACACGGCGAGCTGGCTGCTCGGGGCCGATCCGGTGTCGGTGTACGCGGTCGGCACGGCCGGCAACGAGGACCTGCAGGTCGTGCTGGGCTACCCGGACGGCTCCACCGCCACCATCAGCTACGTCACCACCGGCGCGCCCGGCTTCCCCAAGGAGACGCTGGACCTGGTCGCGGACGGCAGGGTGCTGCGGCTCGACGACTTCGTCCGTGCCGCCGTGTACGACGGCGGACGCAAGGGGTGGGGCTCCTCGCGGCTGCCCAAGGCCCGGGACAAGGGCCAGTCCGCCGAGCTGGCCGCGTTCGTCAGGGCCGTACGGACCGGCGGGCCGATGCCGGTGCCGCTGGAGTCGCTGGTCGCCACCACCACGGCCACCCTCGCCGTACAGGACGCCCTGGCGGGCGGTGCTCCGGTGTCGATGGCGAGGACGCGATGA
- a CDS encoding Wzz/FepE/Etk N-terminal domain-containing protein — translation MTTRRTSEPSEPSAAAPLIDLQSLVVAVRRRRRLWGSLALLGLVLGAAVAVALPQPPTAVTKVLVAHQEDQPNDPGTLIRTDVALLQTTLIAENALDSLKSSEKPEDFMKDYTGSGVTNNLLRIDVTGDSDAEAVARAQALADAFVADHVRRIRQVADADAKALLDQRDRLRGELAQVNKDIGDGSPEGVPKASANMESLFARRAELTSRISDFGQRAEEARIGAPRLIAGTQIVDAPRAVRRSLPRAVATDAGIGLVLGLALGLAVAAVGTVVADRPVLRREIAAHLGASVIAELPGRSGRRWRRRRSREARARLTRSLARTVRGSAEPVSLLELGCPRATGGIALDLAGELAADGPVVVVDDLPGPRLADRRPKPGGPVVVGVEHAGAVSPQERRLGVGSVAPGAAWSDLPYLGTRTFLVVRAGHGSVAWLHTVARQLAEQRVAVLGVVVIDPDPRDRSDGTLWDGPRAAPRGPDEGPVRQNGTGRRRRERLPMWASTGPDSDQEVR, via the coding sequence GTGACGACGCGCAGGACTTCGGAACCCTCGGAGCCGTCGGCCGCCGCTCCGCTCATCGACCTGCAGTCGCTGGTGGTGGCGGTACGGAGGCGGCGGCGCCTCTGGGGTTCCCTGGCGCTCCTCGGCCTGGTCCTCGGCGCGGCGGTGGCGGTCGCGCTGCCCCAGCCGCCGACCGCGGTGACCAAGGTGCTGGTGGCTCATCAGGAGGACCAGCCGAACGACCCCGGCACACTGATCCGTACCGATGTGGCGCTGCTGCAGACGACACTGATCGCCGAGAACGCCCTGGATTCCCTCAAGTCCTCCGAGAAACCCGAGGACTTCATGAAGGACTACACGGGTTCCGGCGTGACCAACAACCTGCTGCGGATCGATGTGACGGGTGACAGCGACGCGGAGGCGGTGGCCCGCGCCCAGGCGCTGGCCGATGCCTTCGTCGCGGACCACGTCCGGCGGATACGGCAGGTCGCGGACGCCGACGCCAAGGCGCTGCTCGACCAGCGTGACCGGCTGCGGGGGGAACTCGCCCAGGTCAACAAGGACATCGGGGACGGTTCGCCGGAGGGCGTGCCGAAGGCCTCGGCGAACATGGAGTCGCTCTTCGCCCGCCGGGCCGAACTCACCTCGCGGATATCCGACTTCGGTCAGCGCGCGGAGGAGGCGCGGATCGGTGCGCCCCGGCTGATCGCCGGTACGCAGATCGTGGACGCCCCGCGCGCGGTGCGGCGCTCCCTGCCCAGGGCCGTCGCCACCGACGCCGGGATCGGGCTCGTCCTCGGGCTCGCCCTCGGGCTCGCGGTGGCCGCGGTCGGCACGGTGGTGGCGGACCGCCCGGTGCTGCGCCGGGAGATCGCGGCGCACCTCGGCGCCTCGGTGATCGCGGAGCTGCCCGGCCGCTCGGGCCGGCGGTGGCGGCGCCGGAGGAGCCGGGAGGCACGGGCCAGGCTCACCAGATCCCTGGCCCGCACGGTGCGCGGCTCCGCGGAACCGGTGTCGCTGCTCGAACTGGGCTGTCCGCGCGCCACGGGCGGGATCGCCCTGGACCTCGCCGGGGAGCTGGCCGCGGACGGTCCGGTGGTCGTCGTCGACGATCTGCCCGGACCGCGGCTCGCCGACCGCCGCCCGAAGCCGGGAGGCCCGGTCGTGGTCGGCGTCGAGCACGCCGGGGCCGTGTCGCCCCAGGAGCGCAGGCTCGGCGTGGGCTCCGTGGCGCCCGGCGCGGCATGGAGCGACCTCCCGTACCTCGGCACGCGGACGTTCCTCGTCGTGCGTGCCGGGCACGGCAGCGTCGCCTGGCTGCACACGGTGGCGCGGCAGCTCGCGGAGCAGCGCGTCGCGGTGCTCGGTGTGGTGGTGATCGACCCCGATCCGCGTGACCGGAGCGACGGCACGCTGTGGGACGGACCTCGGGCCGCGCCCCGCGGCCCGGACGAGGGGCCGGTCCGGCAGAACGGGACGGGCCGGCGGCGCAGGGAACGGCTGCCGATGTGGGCGTCGACAGGACCCGACAGTGACCAGGAGGTGAGGTAG